TCAAAGATCGTGGGGCCCAAATCCAGTTGCGAGGCCACATCTTCACGCACCGTAAGACCGTTAAAGAGAGCAGAATCCGCCGAGAAAATTCCGATAAAAATCTGGGAAGCCGACAGTCCCAACGGTTGCGGCACCAGATAATCCACTGAATCCACGGGAGTATCGTGGTCTCCCAAAATAAACACCACCGTGTTTTCAAAATCGGGACGGGTCGAAAGAGCATCAAAGAATCGCCCAAGTTGCTTGTCGGTATAACGAACCGCATTACGATAACGCACCATGGCATCGTCAGGCTTTTCCGCAAAGGCTTCCGGATAGTTGTGGAACGGAATATGGGAGGAAATCGTATTGAAAACAAGAAGCCACGGGCTATCCGTCGGCAGGCTTTTCAGCAGTTCCATAGCCCTATCCGCACCTAAACTATCAACAGTGCCCGCAACAGTCACCTCTTGAGGCAAGAACCAGTTCTTGCCGAAGAACTTTTCGATAAAGGGTAACGTGTGGTCGAAAATCGGATTCGATACCGTCATATACTTTTTTTGATAATTTGTCAGGAACTCCGGCCATCCCTTGAACTTGTTTGCTGCATAAAAGCTGGGAACATCGCGGTTCGGATGTGAGGGGAAACCCATATAGGTCGCCATTGTGCCGCGCACCGTAGGATAGCCTCCGCTAAAGGCGTGCTTGAACCAGAGGCCACCTCCGAGACTTTTTCCTGTAGAGTCCTTGGCGTAATAACCGCCATTAGCCAGCTTAAATATGTTGGGTGCAAAGGTCGTGTCCCCATCGAGCATCTTGTTGAATACGCGACCCTTGAACGATTCGCCCATGATGAACACGATGTTATAAGGCTTCTTCGCCTTGTATTCATGTGTCGGGGCACTGCGATACATCGGAAGATCCAGGGCGTGTGCGCGACCCGCAACGAAATCCTTTGATAAAAAGGCATCCAAGTCGCCAACCAGCTCATCGGTGATTTTAGTATTGTCGTGGAAAAACTCAAAAGTTTCCACCGCCGCGATATGGAGTATCGGAGCGGTAAGCGTATGCTTGCCTAAGGTGAAACGCATTTCCACCTTCGTGTGAATCACCGGAATTTCAATCCACCCGCGGGCACCCGTAAGGAACAACACCAGAGGAGTGAGCGACAACGCCATACCGACAGCGAACATCGTCCAGGGGACTTTTCTGGATTCCGGTTTCCAGGGACCCTTGCTATTGTCGAGGACTTGCGTACGACGGCGCGCACGCAGACGAAGCGTGTACGCAACAACAAAGGCAATTCCCCCGGCAAAACAGAGTCCGACCATCGACAACCAAAGAACCGTTCCGAGTAAATCACCGCCCAGAGTCGAAATCGTGGTGGCATCGGTAATGTTCGAAATATGGAAATACGTGCGCAAGAACGAATAGGAAAGACGCTGGTGCGAAAAGCGAAATACATCGTAGTCCACAATCGCTACGAAGAAATACAGCGCATAGAAAACAGCTAGTCCGCGGGGCGCTCGGGCAAATCCAAAGAGGCCCGCCATCGCAAGGATGGCTCCAAACGCCATAAAAATCTGCCAAAGCGTTTTACCTTCGAACATTTCGGACATCGAAAGTCCGAGCGGGTCGGGCAAGGTGTAGAAAAATTCCAACAGAACACTCTGCACCAACAGGGCGACAAGCGCCAAAGCAAGGTAAGGATTTTTCAGCAAACGCACATAGACTCCTTGAATATAAAACTAGCGAACGACTCGATTATCCTTTCCCAGCAACGTTCCCAAAATTCTCAGAGGGAACACGAGGAACGGCATTTTCTTGTAAATCCACGCAAGCGATTTGGCGAAGGCGTAGCTGCGGATAATGTAGGCGCCTGCGGCCCCCACCTTGCGGGTCTGGAATTCAAATTCTTCCTTGGCGTGGGCAATCACGTCGTCATAGTATTCGTTGATGGAAATGCTCTTGTCGGCATTGACCTTCACCGGAATGTTCTTAAGATTCGTGTAGAAGTCCTTGCGCAAAATTTTCGGCAAGAACAGGTCCATGCTGGCAGGCACCTTGTGGCCGCGAGTATCGATGATTCGCGAACCGAAGAAATGCAACACCTTCGCCGTCGGCAGGAACCTGTTGCCGTAAGCCAGCTGGCAGTTCCAGCCGCCAGGCATTTTTTTGGTGATGTAATTAAACTTGAAGTTCGTCTCGGCGAGGCTCGCCATGTCGTAGGGGAAATTCTTGGACACGCAATAGAGCCACAGCTCATGCCAAGTTTCGAAGAATTTGCGTGCTTCGGGAGTGTCTGCTGCAAACATCACGCCCCCGTTAAAGATTTCGTCGTTCAGAATCGGCGAGAAGCCCATCATCTTCGCGTTATTCAAGATCTTCTTGCGGTTGATGGCCTTCGAAAGGTTAGTGTGAAAGTCCAGCACCGCATAAATGCCGCCCTTCCATTCTTCGGGAATCGAAAGGTCTCCCACAATGGCGATGTCGGAATCCATGTACAGGAAATCACCGTCAACCACGTTGCGCATCACCGTCTTCAGGTAGCGCGACCGCAACATCGGTGTGAATTTTTCATCAAGAGTCAACACCTTGAGTTCATCCACAGCGTCCTTCAAAACTGCGCGCGGGCCAACCAAGGTTTCCGCCGTCTTGTCGTCGGTCAAGAGCGTCACGAACGCGCCAGGGTTATGCACACGCAGCGAGGCGATTGCCACCAGCGTCTGTTCGCAAAAAAAATCCTTCGGGGAACTGGTCAGAACAAAAAGGTATTTGGTCATATGTCTAATATATAAAATTGCTTCAGATGATAAACGTTTGTTTTTTCATTATACCCTATAGAGAGAAATCCATTCATCGCGGTGCGCACTCCACGAATTGTTTTTCATATAGTTCATTGCGGCAAGTTCTTTCTCCCGTATTTTTCCAGAATAATAATCTTGAAACGCCTGTACCATAGCCTGAGCCAGAGCGTTCTCATGGTCCTGATTTGACTCATAATGGTAAACATACAGGCATTCCGACTGCTTCTGGATATCCACGACATTGGCGATATCAGGAGTCACAACCGTTTTTTCGTAGGAGCAGGCCATCAGTGCCGTCCCAGAATTCAATGACGACCGATAAGAATAGGGAGTCACCAAAAAAGCGGCACTCTTCAAATAGGCATAGACTTCTTCGTTCGGAACAAATTCCGGGGAAAAACAAACACCTTCCTGCGTTGATATCTTGTCCTCCAATGCATCCTGATAATCCTTGGGGCTCGCCTTTCCGCAAATAAGCAGCACCGCCTCAGGAAACTTCGTCTTTCGAATTTGAGCAAACGCATTAATCAATACATCTACATTCTTGTAATAGCGGACGGCTCCCAAGAACAATGCAATCGGAGCATTTTCTGCAATCTTAAACTTCGCCCGCACATCAAGGCTGGATTTCGGATACGATTCAAAGTAATCCCCATGCGGGATCAACTTCACCTTATGCAGTTGTCTTCGCAAATAGGGAATGTCAAAACTCTTTTCGCTCATTACATGAATAACATGCGAATAGTGAAGCAGCAAAAAGCGCAAAACACGATTATATGGAGCCCGCACCTCATGGGATTCTATATTATGGACAGTCCATACAATTCTTTTCCCAGAAACAATGACTCGAAGCAATACGAAAAGACGATAAACAAAAGACGAAAAATTTTCACACTGAT
The window above is part of the Fibrobacter sp. UWH4 genome. Proteins encoded here:
- a CDS encoding LTA synthase family protein, with protein sequence MRLLKNPYLALALVALLVQSVLLEFFYTLPDPLGLSMSEMFEGKTLWQIFMAFGAILAMAGLFGFARAPRGLAVFYALYFFVAIVDYDVFRFSHQRLSYSFLRTYFHISNITDATTISTLGGDLLGTVLWLSMVGLCFAGGIAFVVAYTLRLRARRRTQVLDNSKGPWKPESRKVPWTMFAVGMALSLTPLVLFLTGARGWIEIPVIHTKVEMRFTLGKHTLTAPILHIAAVETFEFFHDNTKITDELVGDLDAFLSKDFVAGRAHALDLPMYRSAPTHEYKAKKPYNIVFIMGESFKGRVFNKMLDGDTTFAPNIFKLANGGYYAKDSTGKSLGGGLWFKHAFSGGYPTVRGTMATYMGFPSHPNRDVPSFYAANKFKGWPEFLTNYQKKYMTVSNPIFDHTLPFIEKFFGKNWFLPQEVTVAGTVDSLGADRAMELLKSLPTDSPWLLVFNTISSHIPFHNYPEAFAEKPDDAMVRYRNAVRYTDKQLGRFFDALSTRPDFENTVVFILGDHDTPVDSVDYLVPQPLGLSASQIFIGIFSADSALFNGLTVREDVASQLDLGPTIFDLAQVREPNHFWGYDLLTQERPAGQPSVFFSQNSYYLGFRDHVLVGGLENEDVYRAAAGGESPYTITTEPADLEWKKRAVGAAKAVRSVLRNDIMMP
- a CDS encoding glycosyltransferase family 4 protein is translated as MKKESKVKVCFFPELENSTNLFLANLVRLLEQTGNYECSGFYDLVGKRLSPYRCDVFHFNWFDQCENFSSFVYRLFVLLRVIVSGKRIVWTVHNIESHEVRAPYNRVLRFLLLHYSHVIHVMSEKSFDIPYLRRQLHKVKLIPHGDYFESYPKSSLDVRAKFKIAENAPIALFLGAVRYYKNVDVLINAFAQIRKTKFPEAVLLICGKASPKDYQDALEDKISTQEGVCFSPEFVPNEEVYAYLKSAAFLVTPYSYRSSLNSGTALMACSYEKTVVTPDIANVVDIQKQSECLYVYHYESNQDHENALAQAMVQAFQDYYSGKIREKELAAMNYMKNNSWSAHRDEWISLYRV